The nucleotide sequence ACATACTCGTCGCTAGTCTTGTCACCGAAAGTGACGGTGACATTGTACTCGCTAATGGTAGGGCTTCCAGAAGCACCGTAGATGCTGAAAAGAGCAGCGGTGATGAGGCCCTGACCCTTCGTGCCCTCGGGGATGGTgagtttcttcttcagagGCTCGACCTTGTTAGACTCGGCTGTCTGTTGCATTAGCAATAAGATCAAGATAAAAAGGAGGGAAACATACCCTTTCCGAGGGCGAAGGAATCGGCGACCTGGCCGATGGTGCCAGGGTATTGAGTCTCGGGAGCATAGCCAAAGACGATGGAGGAATCGAAGACGCTCTGGATGTAGTTCTCGCGAACGATGATGGCCTCGAAGGGCTCACCGACTGCGATCTCCTTGGGGACCTTGATACCGGTGATGCGGGCCTCGGCGAGAGCGAGGAGAGCGGTGGAAGCGGCGGCGATAGAGAAACGCATGATGAAGGTTGTAAAGAGGTGTGTAGTTGAAGTGGTTGTGTGTATAGGATGGAGTTGAGCTGAGTGCAGGAGAACAGGAAGGACTCAGTTGAAGAGTCGGTGATCCTttatatacatacatatacaACACTCAACTCTAATATCATATTATTCATGCGTGTCCAACGTGAATGGATACAAACAACAGGAACCCTTGCATCTCCGTCCACGGCCAAGATCTATTTACAGCTCATGGACATGACATGGCATCCGTCATAGCTCGCCCCAATCAATTTCCAAATGCCGATCACTACCAACTCCAAAGTCAGAATGCGGTCTTCAGCTCGGCAATTCAACAAGTTGGATACTTCCCCGGATCTTTAGGGGGGGGAGCAGATCTGACCGCTTCTCGCTACGAGTTGAACATTCTTTGTGGCTGCGCCAGAATCTTCTTTGGCGTTGACCGTTGAAATTCCAAGGCAACGTTGCTGCACTGTATCTGAAACTTGGGCTTAGCACAGACGGATACGAGCTTGATCGACGCTTTGCATGCTATATTCTCCGCCCAATGGCCAATGGGGGCTGTATATGTGGACAAATAAGTGAGTGTCGAACAAGAATTAGTGATTATGAGTTGATCGAGGGCTTCTATGAGCCACTCTGGTTACCGCTCCCAACATGCGCTATGTCAGCTCGCGATGACGCACTATCTATCTGTATGTGCCCAGCCCAGGTAGAGTGCGGATATAAATGCCGTCTCAGAGATATTACAGGGGAAATAGTgccactttttatataatatcctAGGCATTTATAGTTATACAAGGTTGTTGCCCTGAGTTAGCACGTCAACAAGAGCTGCCATACCGCCGGCACTGTGCACATAtgtactaattaatataaacaTCCTGTACAGTATGTACGGATACGATGTTATATGGCTTCGTCATTCCTCCAACCAATAACTTGCCGATACCCGAACCATGAAGATCACCTCGTGTTCATGCTTGGCTGATGTTTGTTCGTGATGTGGGCAACTTTACGAAGTGTGTACACTAATTCTATCCATCACTTGTGACTTACTTTATTTGCAACAGATCGTTGATGACAATATATGCTGAAAATGATTCTATCGTTAGTACTAACTTTTGACTGCCAGGAGTATACTATGGTATCCCAAATTATTGAAACAAAGACGAGCGAGTATTCTactcctccatctcttcatcctcatcctcagccgcagccgcagccgcagcatcagcctccttcttcgccttgAAGGCAACAGCCCACTCCTGGGCCTTAGCCATCaccttgtccttgcccttgggGTCTAGCTTCTTCTCCCAGTCAGCCCAGCGTCTGAACCACTTCTCAGCCATCTTGGGCTTCAAGCCCTTAACTCGTGTCCGTCTATCGAAAACGTCACGGATAGCGGTGGGGTCAGCCTCGGAAAGACCGatctcgagatcaagaagctgaCTCCAGAGATCACCCTTCTTGGGGTAGGCAGCCAGAAGAGTCGCGAACATAGTACGGCCTCGTTCGGGCTCACCGTTGGGGGATCGGAATTCTAGAGCGGCGAAGCGGCTCACGAGAGTCTGACTGTGACGATCGCCGAGTTGCTGAGTGGCCCGGGGGAGAAGAGCACGAGCTCGGTCAGGATTGTTGCTGGTAGCATGCAAGAAATGGGCATAGTTGAGCCAGACGTTGGGAGACTTGGCACCGAACTTCTTGACCATTGTTTCGAACAAAGCGTCGGCATCCTGTTATATAGTTAGCGCGTGGTGCCCTGTGTGATGCACTATGAAGTAGCttaccttgagcttctcggaCTGGATGTAGATACTGGCCAGTCGCTCATGGACCTCTTGCGCGTCGTTGTATTGACAAGCCCGCTTGAAGACCTCCTCCACTGTCTGCTTAGTTCCGTAGGCAACCTCCAAGTTGAGGTAAGCAACCCAgacgttgagcttctccgTCTCTTCACGGATGTTGATAGACTTGATGGCTCGCTCGGC is from Fusarium musae strain F31 chromosome 4, whole genome shotgun sequence and encodes:
- a CDS encoding hypothetical protein (EggNog:ENOG41) translates to MRFSIAAASTALLALAEARITGIKVPKEIAVGEPFEAIIVRENYIQSVFDSSIVFGYAPETQYPGTIGQVADSFALGKAESNKVEPLKKKLTIPEGTKGQGLITAALFSIYGASGSPTISEYNVTVTFGDKTSDEYVSSS